A window of the Schlesneria paludicola DSM 18645 genome harbors these coding sequences:
- a CDS encoding alpha/beta hydrolase family protein: protein MMRCRTRLTPSMIPHLIAWCIAISVLINADRIAAEESTALTVKLLQTSGDVPFAILGDKPTGPAPTLFVFGADMKNSLLSNDVNRLGHLLKSHGYLCVSLDIPCHGTDTRPGEKSGDLAGWKNRVVNGENIADQFAQQVSQVLDYLIAEKLTDPAEVAVSGTSRGGFAALHCAAADARFKQVIAFAPVTHLGALAEFSGAEDNALVQALNPIHVANRLVGRPIWIVIGNDDQRVSTNDCLMLALEIVKQSKGKRNPIPVEIRLVGTIGHRLHALPTPQFGQLCAPHDEAAAWLLGQRPAPPRP, encoded by the coding sequence ATGATGCGATGTCGAACTCGATTGACGCCGTCGATGATTCCACATCTGATTGCATGGTGTATCGCGATTTCTGTCCTGATCAACGCCGATCGCATTGCCGCCGAAGAATCAACCGCCCTCACCGTGAAACTGCTGCAAACGTCTGGCGATGTTCCGTTTGCCATCCTGGGCGACAAGCCCACCGGGCCGGCACCGACGCTCTTTGTGTTCGGGGCCGATATGAAGAATTCCCTGCTCAGTAACGATGTCAATCGCCTCGGACATCTGCTGAAGTCGCACGGGTATTTGTGTGTTTCGCTCGACATTCCCTGCCACGGAACCGACACGCGTCCCGGAGAGAAATCGGGCGATCTGGCGGGTTGGAAGAATCGCGTGGTGAATGGCGAAAATATTGCCGACCAATTCGCACAGCAGGTTTCACAGGTTTTGGACTACTTGATCGCTGAAAAGTTGACCGATCCCGCCGAGGTGGCGGTCTCAGGTACGTCCCGGGGGGGATTTGCGGCCTTACACTGTGCGGCCGCCGATGCACGATTCAAGCAAGTCATTGCATTTGCGCCGGTCACCCATCTGGGGGCACTGGCCGAATTTTCTGGGGCCGAAGACAACGCACTCGTCCAGGCGCTCAACCCGATCCATGTTGCGAACCGTTTGGTAGGACGGCCAATCTGGATTGTCATCGGCAATGATGACCAGCGGGTCAGTACCAATGACTGTCTGATGCTCGCTCTGGAGATCGTTAAGCAGTCCAAAGGGAAGCGAAATCCAATCCCAGTAGAGATTCGGCTGGTGGGGACAATTGGACATCGGTTGCATGCGTTGCCAACACCACAATTTGGACAACTGTGCGCACCCCATGATGAGGCCGCGGCATGGTTGCTTGGACAACGTCCCGCTCCGCCTCGTCCATGA
- a CDS encoding amidohydrolase family protein: MSTEQIPAIDVHAHYGRYSRQGVDPKIEEFMTASAELVVRRARLANIEWTIASPLKALLPRLEGNPIGGNEEAAATIDNTEGMLQYVVVDPLTPATYDQAAEMLQKPKCVGIKIHPEEHGYPIVEHGRKIFEFAARHRAVVLTHSSEQNSQADDFVPFINDYPEVKLILAHIGHGWDGDVSHQIRAIQRCRHENVFADTSSARSITPGLIEWAVKEVGPERILFGTDTPLYHAPMQRSRIDYADLSDSDKRLILRDNAIRVFNLNLGS, translated from the coding sequence ATGTCAACTGAGCAAATTCCGGCGATCGATGTGCATGCGCATTACGGCCGTTACAGCCGTCAGGGCGTCGATCCGAAAATTGAAGAGTTCATGACGGCAAGTGCGGAACTTGTCGTTCGCCGCGCACGGCTCGCGAACATCGAGTGGACAATCGCATCGCCGCTGAAAGCGCTGCTCCCACGCCTGGAAGGAAATCCGATTGGCGGCAACGAAGAGGCGGCGGCAACGATCGATAACACCGAGGGCATGCTGCAGTACGTCGTCGTTGATCCCTTGACTCCCGCCACATACGACCAAGCCGCGGAAATGCTGCAGAAACCGAAGTGCGTTGGAATCAAGATTCATCCGGAAGAACATGGCTACCCGATCGTCGAACATGGCCGAAAGATCTTCGAGTTCGCGGCTCGGCATCGCGCAGTCGTCCTGACGCATAGCAGCGAACAAAATAGTCAGGCTGACGATTTCGTCCCATTCATCAACGACTATCCCGAAGTGAAGTTGATCCTGGCGCATATCGGGCATGGGTGGGATGGTGACGTGTCGCACCAGATCCGAGCCATCCAGCGTTGCCGACATGAGAATGTTTTCGCCGACACATCCAGTGCGCGCAGCATCACTCCTGGCTTGATCGAGTGGGCCGTCAAGGAAGTGGGGCCCGAGCGAATTCTCTTTGGAACAGACACGCCGCTCTACCACGCGCCCATGCAGCGAAGCCGTATTGACTATGCCGATCTTTCGGATTCCGACAAGCGCTTAATTCTTCGCGACAATGCCATCCGAGTTTTCAACCTGAATTTGGGATCGTGA
- a CDS encoding MFS transporter, whose product MTTGTLATARQDDAADRFPVGEVDQRRNVMLFGVNTGLMFLGSSVLNVGRFHAPVCKALGASDTVSNLPGSAYLIMAASPLVVACLFPQVSYLKRVLVTCYLVLAIMGGVVALAILSPIPNALKVAAVITQGIVTGGALTTVTMFLFEVIGRGASPSKRGQALSLGYGRGPFLGLVGALVLQLCLDGRLFGLRLAAAPYPWNFALPFLASVPIMGAAAWLSTHFVIAPEKVEATRQPFVSNVFAGFGDFVGNRWLRLTFLVGVLSFWGFSIGNNMTLYTKEVLGVAPETLVGYQLALRFGFKIGSGLCMGALLAYAGPRATMLVTALCSVAGVVWAMLVPGYWFMLSFGLLGAGELFGVYMTNYILSCSPKSHTRSNMGFASLAMMPAAPAGALFGAISDHYGSIYNRAYGFQMSFAAALIFMGLMVLLIPLLPAHPQPPPEPDPSSLTVKLECEPG is encoded by the coding sequence GTGACGACTGGCACTTTGGCAACCGCGAGACAGGATGACGCTGCCGATCGCTTTCCCGTCGGCGAAGTCGATCAGCGGCGTAACGTCATGCTGTTTGGTGTAAACACCGGGTTGATGTTTCTTGGATCGTCTGTCTTGAATGTCGGCCGATTCCACGCCCCCGTTTGCAAGGCTTTGGGAGCATCGGACACTGTTTCAAATTTGCCGGGCTCAGCGTACCTGATCATGGCCGCTTCTCCTTTGGTCGTGGCATGCCTGTTCCCGCAAGTCTCGTATTTGAAACGCGTGCTGGTGACGTGTTACCTGGTCCTGGCCATCATGGGAGGGGTGGTCGCCCTGGCCATCCTCTCTCCGATTCCCAACGCCCTGAAAGTCGCTGCCGTGATCACTCAAGGAATCGTCACCGGCGGCGCACTGACCACAGTGACGATGTTCCTGTTTGAAGTGATCGGGCGTGGCGCGTCGCCATCGAAACGCGGGCAGGCGCTCAGTCTTGGATATGGACGCGGACCGTTTCTCGGACTCGTCGGCGCACTTGTTCTGCAACTGTGCCTGGATGGCAGACTGTTTGGCCTGCGTTTGGCGGCCGCACCGTATCCCTGGAATTTTGCGCTTCCCTTTCTGGCGAGCGTCCCGATCATGGGCGCCGCCGCGTGGCTCTCGACGCACTTTGTGATCGCTCCTGAAAAGGTCGAGGCGACCCGCCAACCATTTGTTTCAAATGTTTTCGCCGGGTTCGGTGATTTCGTCGGCAATCGCTGGCTGCGACTCACGTTCCTGGTTGGCGTGCTGTCGTTTTGGGGTTTCTCGATCGGCAACAACATGACGCTGTATACGAAAGAAGTTCTCGGCGTCGCTCCCGAAACTCTGGTCGGCTATCAACTGGCACTGCGATTCGGATTCAAGATCGGCTCTGGCCTTTGTATGGGAGCACTCCTGGCTTATGCGGGACCACGAGCGACCATGCTCGTGACGGCATTGTGTTCTGTCGCAGGGGTCGTTTGGGCCATGCTGGTGCCGGGATACTGGTTCATGCTCAGCTTTGGGCTGCTCGGAGCAGGCGAATTGTTCGGAGTGTATATGACGAACTATATTCTCAGTTGCTCGCCAAAATCGCACACCCGCAGCAATATGGGATTTGCCTCGCTTGCAATGATGCCCGCAGCCCCGGCCGGTGCCTTGTTTGGCGCAATTTCCGATCACTATGGTTCGATCTACAACCGAGCCTATGGATTTCAAATGAGTTTCGCGGCAGCATTGATTTTCATGGGATTGATGGTCCTGCTGATTCCCTTGCTGCCCGCCCACCCGCAGCCTCCACCCGAGCCTGATCCGTCATCCCTGACAGTCAAACTGGAATGTGAACCCGGCTGA
- a CDS encoding mandelate racemase/muconate lactonizing enzyme family protein, protein MKITSVKTYLVAHKLPTWLANSYFEYRSREALLIKISTDEGVVGWGETAPMAGVREIIDKKFAPLIIGEDPRNHRQLWRKCWGVNFGNGMAMGGLDIALHDLRGKILNQSISDMYGGRVRDRVEAYASSVNYREGCEPEDQYPADALDLVRQGFRGVKLRIGRFSLGREIPIIAAVRDALGPGIKLTVDVNGAYSLPRAIRMGRELEQLGIDWYEEPLPQHQYVGYDVLSANLDIPIAGGECVDSRAAAQALLARRAVDIIQPDVSLCGGFAECLGIAEMSRMWNILCIPHCWGGAIVTAATIHLVSLLSAATSAHDAEAPLLELDVTENPFRDQIVTRPFQLCEGFVDVPTGPGLGIEIDESVVESYSVH, encoded by the coding sequence ATGAAAATCACATCGGTCAAAACCTATCTCGTCGCACATAAGTTGCCGACCTGGTTGGCCAATTCGTATTTCGAGTACCGCTCGCGGGAAGCGCTGCTGATCAAAATCAGTACCGATGAGGGTGTTGTTGGATGGGGGGAAACAGCGCCGATGGCGGGTGTGCGCGAGATCATCGACAAGAAGTTTGCTCCGTTGATTATCGGTGAAGACCCGCGAAATCACCGTCAACTGTGGCGGAAATGCTGGGGAGTAAATTTTGGAAACGGAATGGCGATGGGAGGGCTCGACATCGCGCTCCACGATCTGCGCGGCAAAATTCTGAATCAATCGATTTCCGACATGTACGGTGGACGTGTGCGAGATCGTGTCGAAGCGTATGCCTCGTCCGTCAATTATCGCGAAGGTTGCGAGCCCGAAGATCAATACCCTGCCGACGCCCTCGACCTTGTCCGCCAGGGATTTCGGGGGGTGAAACTGCGGATCGGTCGATTTTCACTTGGGCGCGAGATTCCCATCATTGCCGCAGTGCGAGACGCACTGGGGCCCGGCATCAAACTCACAGTCGATGTGAACGGCGCGTACTCGCTTCCAAGAGCCATCCGTATGGGACGCGAACTCGAACAACTTGGCATCGACTGGTACGAAGAACCCCTGCCGCAGCATCAGTACGTTGGTTACGACGTCCTCTCGGCCAATCTTGATATCCCTATCGCGGGCGGAGAATGTGTCGACTCGCGTGCCGCGGCGCAGGCGTTGCTCGCCCGTCGAGCCGTCGACATCATCCAGCCAGACGTCAGCCTGTGTGGTGGATTCGCGGAATGCCTTGGCATTGCCGAGATGTCTCGGATGTGGAACATCCTCTGCATTCCCCACTGCTGGGGCGGAGCCATCGTCACCGCTGCCACCATTCATCTGGTCTCGTTACTGTCCGCTGCCACGTCCGCGCATGATGCCGAAGCTCCACTACTGGAGCTTGATGTCACCGAAAATCCCTTTCGTGATCAGATCGTCACTCGACCATTCCAACTGTGCGAGGGATTCGTCGACGTACCCACTGGGCCCGGACTGGGAATCGAGATCGATGAGTCGGTAGTCGAATCGTATTCAGTGCATTGA
- a CDS encoding Gfo/Idh/MocA family protein has translation MKPIQVALIGSGFMGRTYAECLKRYVQGATLAAVHGGSRAAQLAHDYDVELIETFPELLARAEIDAVLIATPQGLHCQQVIWAAQSGKHALVEKPMALDREECAAMIKACRDARTVLSVIQTWRFRGTVARAKKLLDDGVIGEPRMIQLRTLFPKLNLAAKEWIKQSESGGMILDQGAHNFDFLRYFAGSEATRIFGRVVDFSHATYPFPSAMAQLEFQNGVLAQTWMSFELPSPGVSNSAFRGLVVGSRGMLDIDGYGQLNLAQDGQPWETVWEQPAIDFQKAPLAPQRLEAFFTQVQDFVDSIRDQRLPSVTGEDGAAAISLIDAVRRSSQTGLAIELNRPAIQDG, from the coding sequence ATGAAGCCGATTCAAGTGGCCCTCATCGGTTCCGGGTTTATGGGGCGAACCTATGCCGAATGCCTGAAGCGGTACGTCCAGGGCGCGACGCTGGCTGCCGTGCATGGGGGAAGTCGGGCCGCTCAACTGGCCCACGACTACGATGTGGAGTTGATTGAGACATTCCCCGAACTCCTGGCCCGAGCCGAGATCGATGCCGTCTTGATCGCGACCCCGCAGGGGTTGCATTGCCAGCAAGTGATCTGGGCGGCACAGTCTGGAAAACATGCCTTGGTTGAAAAGCCGATGGCGCTCGATCGCGAAGAATGCGCCGCCATGATCAAGGCATGTCGTGACGCACGAACCGTGCTTTCGGTGATCCAGACGTGGCGATTCCGAGGAACCGTCGCTCGTGCCAAAAAGCTCCTCGACGACGGCGTGATTGGTGAGCCGCGAATGATTCAGTTACGGACGCTCTTTCCAAAGCTCAACTTGGCCGCGAAAGAATGGATCAAACAATCCGAATCGGGCGGAATGATCCTGGACCAGGGGGCCCACAACTTCGATTTCCTGCGTTATTTCGCAGGCAGTGAGGCCACCCGTATCTTTGGACGCGTCGTCGATTTTAGCCACGCGACATACCCATTCCCCTCCGCCATGGCACAGCTTGAATTTCAGAATGGCGTCCTCGCTCAGACGTGGATGTCGTTCGAACTGCCGTCGCCGGGCGTTTCGAACAGTGCCTTTCGCGGACTGGTGGTTGGTTCCCGGGGGATGCTCGACATCGATGGCTACGGGCAACTGAATCTGGCGCAGGACGGACAACCGTGGGAGACGGTGTGGGAACAACCAGCAATCGATTTCCAGAAGGCTCCACTCGCGCCTCAGCGGCTGGAAGCGTTTTTTACTCAAGTCCAGGATTTCGTTGACAGTATTCGGGATCAACGGCTTCCATCTGTTACCGGTGAAGATGGGGCCGCGGCCATTTCGCTGATTGACGCAGTCCGTCGCTCAAGCCAGACGGGACTGGCGATCGAACTCAATCGGCCTGCGATTCAGGACGGCTGA
- a CDS encoding dihydrodipicolinate synthase family protein, giving the protein MVRYPSCIMAGCVVPWNSDNQFMEDLFRDQVRKLIREGTQHLYIFGTAGEGYAVNTRQFIEITRAFQDEMHRENCKPMVGVINQSLSTIIERIEMARDLGVTRFQISLPNWGALADKEVAQFFRETCGRFPDCQFLHYNLLRTKRLITADEYARLAGDHENLVATKNSTDSMERIHALLTRVPQLQHFLTETGFVYGSLIGQCGLLISLASANWKSAREFFEAGQQRDAERLIANQMELNAMLHLLIKEGGPGDKIDGAFDKLLWRLHDERFPLRLLPPYEGLSDEAFLRFSEKLRTSFPRWAC; this is encoded by the coding sequence ATGGTTCGCTATCCAAGTTGCATCATGGCTGGATGCGTCGTTCCCTGGAACTCCGACAACCAGTTCATGGAAGATCTGTTCCGGGATCAAGTCCGAAAGTTGATCAGAGAGGGGACACAACACCTCTACATTTTCGGCACCGCAGGTGAGGGCTACGCCGTCAACACCCGCCAGTTTATCGAAATTACCCGGGCCTTTCAGGACGAAATGCATCGAGAGAACTGCAAACCGATGGTCGGGGTGATCAATCAGTCCCTATCGACCATCATTGAACGGATCGAGATGGCGCGCGATCTGGGTGTCACGCGATTTCAAATCTCACTGCCAAACTGGGGAGCTTTGGCTGACAAGGAAGTGGCCCAATTCTTTCGTGAAACATGCGGGCGTTTTCCGGATTGCCAATTCCTGCACTACAACCTCCTGCGCACCAAACGCCTCATCACCGCCGACGAGTATGCCCGCCTGGCAGGCGACCATGAAAATCTTGTGGCGACCAAGAACAGCACCGACTCCATGGAACGAATTCACGCGCTCCTGACGCGTGTACCGCAACTCCAGCATTTCCTCACGGAAACGGGATTTGTCTATGGCAGCCTGATTGGGCAGTGCGGACTGCTGATTTCCCTTGCTTCGGCAAACTGGAAGTCGGCGCGCGAGTTCTTTGAGGCGGGCCAGCAACGTGACGCAGAGCGCCTGATCGCGAATCAAATGGAACTCAATGCGATGCTTCATCTCCTGATCAAAGAAGGCGGGCCAGGCGACAAAATCGATGGTGCATTCGACAAGCTCCTTTGGCGTCTACACGACGAACGCTTTCCGCTTCGTTTACTTCCTCCTTACGAAGGATTGTCCGACGAGGCGTTCCTGCGGTTTTCAGAGAAGTTGAGAACCAGCTTTCCTCGATGGGCTTGCTGA